One Microlunatus soli genomic window carries:
- a CDS encoding glycoside hydrolase family 125 protein: MKAHPSARIDPDLLNEVTAQVATAIDDRQISETFTAIMKDNLPAVAELAPDGTTYLLTGDIPAMWLRDSAAQVRPYLILCGRDEALAETLVGVFRRQLEFIAIDPYANSFKRGTEPSPHAGDRSDAPPQVWERKYEIDSLCFPLELGYALWRITGRHDHLDDRFAEVATTILDLWERELDHEQSAYFFERDSPLPTETLSRDGRGEPVGRTGMSWSGFRPSDDACTYNYNVPGNMFAAVTLGYLAIIAKEILSDAAIADRAATLQASITDGIEQYGAVDHPDFGRVYCYETDGLGHHLLMDDANMPSLLSLPLSGYRPVDDPTYLATRSMILSEINPFYFSGRAAAGIGSPHTRPGYVWPIALAVQGLTATDRAEKLRLLRLLVDTTGGTGQMHESFDVDDPTQFSRPWFSWANAMMCELVLDLAGHRLDQLISD, encoded by the coding sequence ATGAAGGCGCACCCGTCTGCCCGGATCGACCCCGACCTGCTGAACGAGGTCACCGCACAGGTGGCGACGGCTATCGATGATCGGCAGATCAGCGAGACGTTCACCGCGATCATGAAGGACAACCTGCCGGCGGTTGCCGAGTTGGCGCCGGACGGCACCACCTATCTGCTGACCGGCGACATCCCGGCGATGTGGCTGCGGGACTCGGCTGCTCAGGTCCGCCCGTACCTGATCCTGTGCGGCCGTGACGAGGCGCTGGCCGAGACCCTGGTCGGTGTCTTCCGGCGGCAGTTGGAGTTCATCGCGATCGACCCGTACGCCAACTCCTTCAAGCGTGGCACCGAGCCCAGCCCGCATGCCGGTGACCGTTCCGACGCGCCGCCGCAGGTGTGGGAGCGCAAGTACGAGATCGATTCGCTCTGCTTCCCGCTGGAGCTCGGCTACGCGTTGTGGCGGATCACCGGTCGTCATGATCATCTCGACGATCGGTTCGCCGAGGTCGCGACCACGATCCTGGATCTGTGGGAACGCGAACTCGATCATGAGCAGTCGGCGTACTTCTTCGAGCGTGATTCCCCGTTGCCGACCGAGACCCTGTCCCGCGACGGACGCGGTGAGCCGGTCGGCCGCACCGGGATGAGCTGGAGCGGCTTCCGGCCCAGCGACGATGCCTGCACCTACAACTACAACGTGCCGGGCAACATGTTCGCCGCGGTGACCTTGGGCTACCTGGCGATCATCGCCAAGGAGATCCTGTCGGATGCGGCGATCGCCGATCGGGCGGCAACGCTGCAGGCCTCGATCACGGACGGCATCGAGCAGTACGGCGCCGTCGATCACCCGGACTTCGGTCGGGTCTACTGCTACGAGACCGACGGCCTGGGACATCACCTGCTGATGGACGACGCCAACATGCCGAGCCTGCTGTCGCTGCCGCTGTCCGGCTACCGCCCGGTCGACGATCCCACCTACCTCGCGACCCGTTCGATGATCTTGAGCGAGATCAACCCGTTCTACTTCTCCGGTCGTGCGGCGGCGGGGATCGGTAGCCCGCACACCCGGCCCGGCTACGTCTGGCCGATCGCCCTGGCCGTGCAGGGACTGACGGCGACCGATCGGGCCGAGAAGCTCCGGCTGCTCCGGCTGCTGGTCGACACCACCGGCGGTACCGGGCAGATGCACGAGTCGTTCGACGTCGACGACCCGACCCAGTTCAGCCGGCCGTGGTTCTCCTGGGCGAACGCGATGATGTGCGAGTTGGTGCTCGACCTGGCCGGACACCGGCTCGATCAACTCATCAGCGACTGA
- a CDS encoding class E sortase — translation MTDTARRTDPAPRGTGRRRSAGARVLTVIGVLLLVLGVGCFGYVGYQLFGTNAASHRSYQSERDRLKQQWQVGDSDGEDSDAVDRTPATTIGGNAIALLSIPAIGVTEVPVLEGTDDEVLARGIGHYTKTADPGQIGNFAVAGHRITHGEPFAKLLDLTTGDRVIVETRSAIYIYRIDTSPRKLTVNDTEGWVLDPVPGKPGTEPTERLITLTTCQDLFHSPDRSVGFGTLLKTTQKSGHR, via the coding sequence GTGACCGACACCGCTCGACGGACCGATCCCGCGCCCCGCGGCACGGGGCGGCGGAGGAGCGCCGGCGCTCGGGTGCTGACCGTGATCGGCGTCCTGCTGCTGGTCCTCGGAGTGGGGTGCTTCGGCTACGTCGGCTATCAGCTGTTCGGCACCAACGCCGCGTCCCACCGGTCCTACCAGTCCGAGCGGGACCGGCTGAAGCAGCAGTGGCAGGTCGGCGACAGCGACGGCGAGGACTCCGACGCGGTTGACCGGACGCCGGCCACCACCATCGGAGGCAACGCGATCGCGCTGCTGAGCATCCCGGCGATCGGCGTCACCGAGGTTCCGGTGCTGGAAGGCACCGACGACGAGGTGCTGGCCCGCGGTATCGGGCATTACACCAAGACCGCCGACCCGGGCCAGATCGGCAACTTCGCCGTGGCCGGCCACCGGATCACCCACGGCGAACCGTTCGCAAAACTGCTGGACCTGACCACCGGCGACCGGGTGATCGTGGAGACCCGCTCGGCGATCTACATCTACCGGATCGACACCTCGCCGCGGAAACTCACCGTCAACGACACCGAAGGCTGGGTGCTCGACCCGGTCCCCGGCAAACCCGGAACCGAACCGACCGAGCGACTGATCACCCTGACCACCTGCCAGGACCTCTTCCACTCCCCGGACCGCTCCGTAGGCTTCGGCACCCTCCTCAAGACCACCCAGAAATCCGGCCATCGCTAA
- the pyrE gene encoding orotate phosphoribosyltransferase: MAIEQDRAGLISAIKELAVVHERVTLSSGREADYYVDMRRVTLDGAAAPLVGRVLRELTKDLDFEAVGGLTLGADPVATAMLHAAAADGDRLDAFVVRKAQKAHGLQRLIEGTEVSGRRVLAVEDTSTTGGSVLTAVQALREAGAEVVGVAVIVDRDTGAAEKIAAEGLDYRYAISAADLGLG, encoded by the coding sequence ATGGCGATCGAGCAGGACCGGGCCGGGTTGATCTCGGCGATCAAGGAACTCGCGGTGGTGCACGAGCGAGTCACGCTCTCCTCGGGTCGGGAGGCCGACTACTACGTCGACATGCGGCGGGTGACCCTGGACGGGGCCGCGGCACCGCTGGTCGGTCGCGTGCTGCGGGAGTTGACCAAGGATCTGGACTTCGAGGCGGTCGGCGGGCTGACGCTGGGGGCGGATCCGGTGGCGACCGCGATGCTGCATGCGGCGGCCGCCGACGGTGACCGGCTGGACGCGTTCGTGGTCCGCAAGGCGCAGAAGGCGCACGGGTTGCAGCGGCTGATCGAGGGCACCGAGGTCTCCGGTCGCCGGGTGCTCGCGGTGGAGGACACCAGTACGACCGGCGGATCGGTGCTGACCGCGGTGCAGGCCCTCCGCGAGGCCGGGGCCGAGGTGGTCGGGGTCGCGGTGATCGTCGACCGGGACACCGGTGCCGCGGAGAAGATCGCCGCCGAAGGACTGGACTACCGGTACGCGATCAGTGCCGCCGACCTCGGCCTGGGATGA
- a CDS encoding LemA family protein, which yields MSAIIILIVVLIVLAIIAVLLIGSYNGFVRDRNKIQESWRQVDVELNRRYELLPNLVETVRAYAAHERNTLDDITRLRSQAQQLAGSGAPSEQRAQVEDQLTGAVHGLMVNVEAYPDLKSNQNFLELQRQLTETEDRIANGRRFYNANVRQYNTRVESVPSNLIAGMFKFQKATYFEVTDPQARVAPDVNFGEIAYRGDPQPGQQQGQQQQLPQQQSNPAPNLQPQQQPAQQQPAQQGQFQQQPGQFQQQPGQFQQQPGQFQQQPGQQQGQPGPFQQQPSQQGPFEQGPGQQQPPQQG from the coding sequence ATGAGTGCCATCATCATCTTGATCGTCGTCCTGATCGTGCTGGCGATCATCGCCGTGCTGCTGATCGGGTCGTACAACGGCTTCGTCCGGGACCGGAACAAGATCCAGGAGTCCTGGCGCCAGGTCGACGTCGAGCTCAACCGGCGCTACGAGCTGCTGCCGAACCTGGTCGAGACCGTCCGGGCCTACGCCGCGCACGAGCGGAACACGTTGGACGACATCACCCGGCTGCGCAGCCAGGCCCAGCAGCTGGCCGGTAGCGGTGCACCGAGCGAGCAGCGGGCCCAGGTCGAGGATCAGCTGACCGGCGCCGTCCACGGCCTGATGGTCAACGTCGAGGCCTACCCGGACCTGAAGAGCAACCAGAACTTCCTGGAACTGCAACGGCAGCTGACCGAGACCGAGGACCGGATCGCCAACGGCCGGCGCTTCTACAACGCCAACGTCCGGCAGTACAACACCCGGGTGGAGAGCGTCCCGTCCAACCTGATCGCCGGCATGTTCAAATTCCAGAAGGCGACCTACTTCGAGGTCACCGATCCGCAGGCCCGGGTCGCGCCGGACGTCAACTTCGGTGAGATCGCCTACCGCGGAGATCCGCAGCCCGGTCAGCAACAGGGTCAGCAGCAGCAGCTGCCGCAGCAGCAGTCCAATCCGGCTCCGAACCTCCAGCCGCAACAACAACCGGCCCAGCAGCAGCCGGCCCAGCAGGGTCAGTTCCAGCAGCAGCCCGGTCAGTTCCAGCAGCAGCCCGGTCAGTTCCAGCAGCAGCCCGGTCAGTTCCAGCAGCAGCCCGGTCAGCAGCAGGGGCAACCCGGCCCGTTCCAGCAGCAGCCCTCGCAGCAGGGACCGTTCGAGCAGGGTCCGGGCCAGCAGCAGCCTCCGCAGCAGGGCTGA
- a CDS encoding GyrI-like domain-containing protein: MWSEPTLVQRAEQPYVAITVRVPMDKLGEVVPPLNGAVFEWIADNGGQPSGPPFWKYNVIDMERELEIEAGVAVQQPMPGSGRVSAGVLPGGTYASLLHTGHPQELVDATGALLDWAAGRGLAWDVVDDPAGERWAARLELYRTDPSVQPDMAKWETELAFRVKDSDGSEA; the protein is encoded by the coding sequence ATGTGGAGCGAACCGACGCTGGTGCAGCGTGCCGAACAGCCCTACGTGGCGATCACGGTCCGGGTGCCGATGGACAAGCTGGGCGAGGTCGTACCGCCGCTGAACGGCGCCGTCTTCGAATGGATCGCCGACAACGGTGGACAGCCGAGCGGCCCACCCTTCTGGAAGTACAACGTGATCGACATGGAACGCGAACTGGAGATCGAGGCCGGCGTCGCGGTCCAGCAGCCGATGCCTGGATCCGGTCGGGTGTCGGCGGGTGTGCTGCCCGGTGGCACGTACGCCAGTCTGCTGCACACCGGACATCCGCAGGAATTGGTCGATGCGACCGGCGCGCTGCTGGACTGGGCCGCCGGTCGCGGCCTGGCCTGGGACGTGGTCGACGACCCGGCCGGCGAACGGTGGGCGGCCCGGTTGGAGCTGTATCGGACTGACCCGAGTGTCCAGCCGGACATGGCCAAGTGGGAGACCGAGCTGGCGTTCCGGGTCAAGGACTCCGACGGCAGCGAGGCCTGA
- a CDS encoding aldo/keto reductase, translated as MSEMTYQQLGNSGLTVSTVGLGCNNFGGRMPDEAVPPVVDAAIDAGITLFDTADVYGNRGGSETLLGKALQGKRDQVIVATKFGADMHGANGPDWGVRGSRRYIRLAVENSLRRLNTDWIDLYQMHQPDPNTPIEETLAALSELIAEGKIRYVGSSNFAGWQVIDADWTAQTGGYEPFVSAQNEYSWLKRGIEAELVPALDHTGQGLLPYFPLASGLLSGKYKRGQGAPEGTRLAGNPDRLAAADFDKIETLEKFAADRGVTLLQVAIGGLAAMPTVGSVIAGATKVEQIRANVEAGLWQPSDDDLNELVKITA; from the coding sequence ATGTCTGAGATGACCTATCAGCAGCTCGGTAACTCCGGTCTCACCGTTTCCACGGTCGGCCTGGGGTGCAACAACTTCGGCGGCCGGATGCCCGACGAGGCCGTGCCGCCGGTCGTGGATGCCGCGATCGACGCCGGCATCACGCTGTTCGACACTGCCGATGTGTACGGCAACAGGGGCGGCTCGGAGACCTTGTTGGGCAAGGCGCTGCAGGGCAAGCGGGATCAGGTGATCGTCGCCACCAAGTTCGGCGCCGACATGCACGGAGCCAACGGGCCGGATTGGGGCGTCCGCGGTTCGCGGCGCTACATCCGGCTCGCAGTGGAGAACAGCCTGCGTCGGTTGAACACCGACTGGATCGATCTGTATCAGATGCACCAGCCGGATCCGAACACTCCGATCGAGGAGACGCTGGCGGCGCTCAGCGAGCTGATCGCCGAGGGCAAGATCCGGTACGTCGGTTCGTCCAACTTCGCCGGCTGGCAGGTGATCGATGCCGACTGGACGGCCCAGACCGGCGGCTACGAGCCGTTCGTCTCCGCCCAGAACGAGTACTCCTGGCTGAAGCGCGGCATCGAGGCCGAGTTGGTCCCCGCGCTGGACCACACCGGCCAGGGCCTGCTGCCGTATTTCCCGCTGGCCTCCGGGCTGCTGAGCGGCAAGTACAAGCGCGGTCAGGGAGCCCCGGAAGGCACCCGGCTGGCCGGCAATCCGGATCGGCTGGCGGCGGCCGACTTCGACAAGATCGAAACGCTGGAGAAGTTCGCGGCCGACCGCGGGGTGACGCTGCTCCAGGTCGCGATCGGTGGTCTGGCAGCGATGCCGACCGTCGGCTCGGTGATCGCCGGCGCGACCAAGGTCGAACAGATCCGGGCCAACGTCGAGGCCGGCCTGTGGCAACCGTCCGACGACGATCTCAACGAGCTGGTCAAGATCACCGCCTGA
- a CDS encoding endonuclease domain-containing protein: MRQTALQRSVATVLRDNGGLISTRSHPELRGSVHWLAQTGTLRPILPGVYTDAPAPVAPEVRIAAAACWLPDGVFTGAAAARLSFWPDIRLGEISMAHPTGRRARKGYRVERRTIPPEWVVHRDKLAITIPTLTAIDLVRATGDAEVIDVALRTRATDLRRLRAVFAALPHRRGNDLCGQLIEDSRDIPWSPPERVLHRLLRAAGITGWVANQQASIGTETYAADLRFDRLKLAIEVDGFDPHTQREVFENDRRRGNAFALDGWTVLHFTPRQIYDEPDRVLAQIRSAITMLTR; the protein is encoded by the coding sequence GTGAGACAAACCGCTCTGCAGCGGTCCGTGGCAACCGTCCTGCGCGACAACGGCGGCTTGATCAGCACCCGATCCCATCCCGAATTGCGCGGCAGCGTTCACTGGCTGGCCCAGACCGGGACTCTCCGGCCGATCCTGCCGGGGGTCTATACCGATGCGCCCGCACCGGTCGCGCCCGAGGTCCGGATCGCTGCAGCGGCGTGCTGGCTGCCGGACGGTGTCTTCACCGGCGCGGCCGCGGCTCGCCTGAGTTTTTGGCCGGACATCCGACTGGGCGAGATCTCGATGGCTCATCCGACCGGGCGTCGCGCCCGAAAGGGCTACCGCGTCGAGCGACGGACGATCCCACCGGAATGGGTGGTTCACCGGGACAAGCTGGCCATCACGATCCCGACCCTGACTGCGATCGACCTGGTCCGCGCCACCGGTGACGCCGAGGTGATCGACGTCGCGTTGCGGACCCGCGCTACCGACCTGCGCCGGCTGCGAGCCGTGTTCGCCGCATTGCCGCACCGCCGCGGAAACGATCTCTGCGGCCAGTTGATCGAGGACTCTCGGGATATCCCGTGGTCTCCTCCGGAGCGGGTCCTGCATCGGCTGCTGCGGGCGGCCGGGATCACCGGTTGGGTGGCCAACCAGCAGGCCAGCATCGGAACCGAGACTTACGCCGCGGACCTCCGGTTCGATCGTCTCAAGCTGGCGATCGAGGTCGACGGCTTCGATCCGCACACCCAGCGAGAGGTCTTCGAGAATGATCGACGGCGCGGCAATGCGTTCGCGCTCGACGGCTGGACCGTCCTGCACTTCACACCCCGGCAGATCTACGACGAGCCAGATCGGGTGTTGGCGCAGATCCGGTCCGCGATCACGATGTTGACCCGGTGA
- a CDS encoding DedA family protein yields MLLPSWLDPEHLINAFGPWALWGVAFIIFAECGLFAILPGDSLLFTVGMFTGAGVIHHQLWFVIVILTICAVLGNACGYLIGYLVGPALFKPRKGLVGKLFHPKHVERTHDFMEKYGNRALILARFVPIIRTFVTFAAGVSRMSFRKFIIYTAIGGVIWAPGVTILGYFLGNISFIREHIDLVLVAVVVVSLIPMGLEYLNARRKNKQQRQRVAG; encoded by the coding sequence ATGTTGCTGCCGTCCTGGCTTGACCCCGAACACCTGATCAACGCATTCGGGCCGTGGGCGTTGTGGGGTGTGGCGTTCATCATCTTCGCCGAGTGCGGACTGTTCGCGATCCTGCCCGGTGATTCGCTGCTGTTCACCGTCGGTATGTTCACCGGCGCCGGAGTGATCCACCATCAGCTCTGGTTCGTGATCGTGATCCTCACCATCTGCGCTGTCCTCGGCAATGCCTGTGGCTACCTGATCGGCTATCTGGTCGGGCCGGCGTTGTTCAAGCCGCGCAAGGGTCTGGTCGGCAAGCTGTTCCATCCCAAGCACGTCGAACGCACCCACGACTTCATGGAGAAGTACGGCAACCGGGCACTGATCCTGGCCCGCTTCGTGCCGATCATCCGCACCTTCGTCACCTTCGCCGCCGGCGTCAGCAGGATGAGCTTCCGCAAGTTCATCATCTACACCGCGATCGGCGGGGTCATCTGGGCACCGGGAGTGACGATCCTCGGCTACTTCCTGGGCAACATCTCCTTCATCCGCGAGCACATCGACCTGGTGCTGGTCGCGGTCGTGGTGGTGTCGCTGATCCCGATGGGCCTGGAGTACCTCAACGCCCGCCGCAAGAACAAGCAGCAGCGGCAACGAGTCGCAGGCTGA
- a CDS encoding TrmH family RNA methyltransferase, translating to MGFLSEDDLARAAHPDDEPGVGPHPQPWPDDPRLDPELLAAGDRRNVVDRYRYWRLDAIVEDLDATRRPLRIAIQNWEHDFNIGSIVRTANAFNVSAVHIIGRRRWNRRGAMVTDRYLRVQHHPSEDDFAQTLAAEDYQLIGVDNLPGSVPLETAKLPRRSCLIFGSEGPGLTAELVQRCAQLVAISQYGSTRSINAGAAAAIAMYHWGLQWN from the coding sequence GTGGGTTTCCTAAGCGAAGACGATCTGGCGCGTGCCGCCCATCCGGACGACGAGCCGGGGGTCGGGCCGCATCCGCAACCCTGGCCGGACGATCCGCGGCTGGACCCGGAACTGTTGGCGGCGGGGGATCGTCGCAACGTCGTCGACCGCTACCGCTACTGGCGACTCGACGCGATCGTCGAAGATCTGGATGCCACCCGCCGCCCGCTGCGGATCGCGATCCAGAACTGGGAGCACGACTTCAACATCGGTTCGATCGTCCGGACGGCGAACGCCTTCAACGTGTCGGCGGTGCACATCATCGGTCGGCGCCGCTGGAACCGCCGCGGTGCGATGGTGACCGATCGCTACCTGCGGGTCCAGCATCACCCGTCGGAGGACGACTTCGCCCAGACCCTGGCCGCCGAGGACTACCAGTTGATCGGGGTGGACAACCTGCCCGGTTCGGTGCCGTTGGAGACCGCCAAGCTACCGCGTCGCAGTTGTCTGATCTTCGGTTCGGAGGGCCCCGGTCTGACCGCGGAGTTGGTGCAGCGCTGTGCCCAACTGGTCGCGATCAGTCAGTACGGTTCGACCAGGTCGATCAACGCCGGCGCCGCCGCGGCGATCGCCATGTATCACTGGGGACTGCAGTGGAACTGA
- a CDS encoding MalY/PatB family protein, whose translation MAALRNTQDPDPRPDSVRPGIIDLRQQLDGITAEQLRALGSVKWSTGAQPDGTDTIGAFIAEMDFGAAPEITQALHRSVDDALFGYLPQRLSDQLAQACADWQRESYGWRPQPDRVKLIPDVLKGLELAILHYSRPGSPVIMPVPAYMPFLILPELLGREIIRVPLINDEDGYRLDPDGLAAAYAAGGDLLVLCNPYNPVGRVFDRDELTAISAVVDANGGRVFADEIHAPLVYRGRSHLPYASISEVTAGHTITATSASKAWNLPGLKCAQLIISNDADRQTWDSLGPFVSHGVSNPGVIANTVAYTEGRPWLDGVIDYLDGNRRLLSELLDQELPMIGYTPPEGTYIGWLDCRELDLGGRSAAAFFAEHAGVALTDGADCGTPGFARMVFATPRPILTDAVRRMGRAVRQTT comes from the coding sequence GTGGCTGCGTTGCGGAACACCCAGGACCCCGACCCCCGACCTGACTCGGTCCGACCCGGGATCATCGATCTCCGGCAGCAACTGGACGGCATCACCGCCGAGCAGTTGCGGGCGCTCGGCAGTGTCAAATGGTCCACCGGCGCCCAGCCCGACGGCACCGATACCATCGGCGCGTTCATCGCCGAGATGGACTTCGGCGCAGCACCGGAGATCACGCAGGCCCTGCACCGTTCGGTCGACGACGCCCTGTTCGGCTACCTGCCGCAACGGCTGTCCGACCAACTCGCCCAGGCGTGTGCGGATTGGCAGCGGGAGTCCTACGGCTGGCGACCACAGCCGGACCGGGTGAAGCTGATCCCGGACGTCCTGAAGGGCCTGGAGCTGGCGATCCTGCACTACTCCCGGCCGGGATCACCGGTGATCATGCCGGTACCGGCCTACATGCCGTTCCTGATCTTGCCCGAGCTGCTCGGTCGGGAAATCATCCGAGTGCCGCTGATCAACGACGAGGACGGCTATCGCCTCGACCCCGACGGGCTGGCCGCGGCCTATGCCGCCGGTGGCGACCTGTTGGTGTTGTGCAACCCGTACAACCCGGTGGGCCGGGTGTTCGACCGCGACGAACTGACCGCGATCAGTGCCGTGGTGGACGCCAACGGTGGCCGGGTCTTCGCCGACGAGATCCATGCCCCGTTGGTGTATCGGGGTCGCAGCCATCTCCCGTACGCGTCGATCTCGGAGGTGACCGCCGGACACACGATCACCGCGACGTCGGCCTCGAAGGCCTGGAACCTGCCCGGCCTGAAGTGTGCTCAGTTGATCATCAGTAACGATGCCGACCGGCAGACCTGGGACAGTCTCGGCCCGTTCGTCAGCCACGGGGTGAGCAATCCGGGAGTGATCGCCAACACCGTCGCCTACACCGAGGGCCGCCCCTGGCTGGACGGCGTGATCGACTATCTGGACGGAAACCGTCGGCTGTTGTCCGAGCTGCTGGACCAGGAGCTGCCGATGATCGGCTACACACCGCCGGAGGGCACCTACATCGGCTGGCTGGACTGCCGCGAACTTGATCTTGGTGGCCGCAGTGCGGCCGCCTTCTTCGCCGAGCACGCCGGCGTCGCGCTCACCGACGGCGCCGACTGCGGTACCCCCGGCTTCGCCAGGATGGTCTTCGCCACGCCCCGTCCGATCCTCACCGACGCCGTACGCCGGATGGGTCGAGCCGTCCGTCAAACAACCTGA